One genomic window of Pelagicoccus enzymogenes includes the following:
- a CDS encoding hemolysin family protein, with protein MYTYTASELTTCGVGAAILLALNAIFVGAEFSLVKLRFTRFGSGRMKEARESERIAGLLEDMSASIKMLRLGISMFSIGAAFLILPLAYTLTTRMGWAAGYELRVSIGISLLFAVVAHFVLGELVPRAVALQHPVNMIRWALPFVLVFRVLSRPLSIVMNFLSGIVLKVFRLDPNLDLDLLDVQAQIRSLVVEGDELPALSESIVSNALELRKRVAHDIMIPRNQLQYIDLEDTAAEQFETARKTGHTRFPICTGDLDNCVGIVHIKDVFRSGQESMKINWDKLKRPMITFSMDEPLESVLQRFLKTRKHFALLKDEFGGTVGAVTLEDVLEELVGEIQDEFDKEEKLVMATEGGTFEVDGLTALHDLADEIGIELSADEVSTFGGYITYELGRMPKQGEEFRIKDLEIKVLAVDERRVLKAEVKVASAIVEIPVEPSESPSS; from the coding sequence GTGTACACATATACAGCTTCGGAACTCACCACTTGCGGCGTCGGCGCCGCGATCCTCTTGGCCTTGAATGCCATCTTTGTCGGGGCCGAATTCAGCCTCGTTAAACTTCGCTTCACCCGATTCGGCTCCGGTCGCATGAAGGAAGCTCGCGAATCGGAGCGCATTGCCGGTTTGCTGGAGGACATGAGTGCCAGCATCAAGATGCTGCGCCTCGGCATCTCGATGTTCTCGATCGGAGCGGCGTTCCTCATTTTGCCGCTGGCCTACACGCTGACGACCCGCATGGGTTGGGCGGCCGGCTACGAGCTGCGCGTTTCCATCGGCATCAGCCTGCTTTTCGCGGTGGTGGCCCACTTTGTCCTGGGAGAGCTGGTGCCGCGAGCGGTGGCCTTGCAGCATCCGGTCAACATGATTCGCTGGGCCTTGCCGTTCGTGCTGGTCTTCCGGGTACTGAGCCGTCCGCTCTCGATCGTGATGAATTTCTTGTCCGGGATCGTCCTGAAGGTCTTTCGCTTGGACCCGAACTTGGACTTGGACCTCCTGGATGTGCAGGCCCAGATCCGTTCTTTGGTTGTGGAAGGGGACGAGTTGCCTGCCCTCTCGGAGAGCATCGTGAGCAACGCCCTGGAGCTGCGCAAGCGAGTGGCCCACGACATCATGATCCCGCGCAACCAGCTCCAGTACATCGACCTGGAGGACACGGCGGCGGAACAGTTTGAGACTGCCCGCAAGACCGGTCACACGCGCTTCCCGATCTGTACCGGCGATTTGGACAACTGCGTGGGAATCGTGCACATCAAGGACGTTTTCCGCAGCGGTCAGGAAAGCATGAAGATCAATTGGGACAAGCTAAAGCGCCCGATGATCACTTTCTCCATGGACGAGCCTTTGGAGAGCGTGCTGCAACGCTTCCTCAAGACGCGCAAGCACTTCGCCTTGTTGAAAGACGAGTTTGGCGGCACGGTGGGGGCAGTCACTTTGGAGGACGTGCTCGAAGAGCTCGTCGGTGAGATTCAGGACGAGTTCGATAAGGAAGAGAAGCTGGTGATGGCAACGGAAGGCGGTACCTTCGAAGTGGACGGCCTCACTGCCTTGCACGATTTGGCGGACGAAATCGGTATCGAGCTTTCGGCTGACGAGGTGTCTACATTTGGTGGATACATCACCTACGAGCTGGGCCGCATGCCGAAGCAAGGGGAGGAGTTCCGCATCAAAGATCTGGAAATCAAGGTGCTTGCGGTCGACGAGCGACGTGTCTTGAAGGCTGAAGTCAAGGTGGCTTCCGCTATCGTAGAGATTCCGGTGGAACCGTCGGAGTCGCCCTCCTCCTAG
- a CDS encoding adenylate kinase, which yields MQPRLSNSPPKRINVIGCSGSGKSTFARKLARRIEARYVELDSVYWGPNWTEPSDEELFQNLNTELLGESWVLDGNYSRTVPVKWKRVQSVIWLDTPFLTTLAQAFRRAIERAWTKEEIWPGTGNRESFRKSFFSRDSVLLWTLTSYRPLRKRYLGIMKDPSYAHIEFVQLRGHAKANAYLERIRSSAEL from the coding sequence TTGCAGCCTCGCTTATCCAACTCCCCGCCAAAACGCATCAACGTCATCGGCTGCAGCGGCAGCGGCAAGTCCACCTTTGCCCGCAAACTCGCCCGGAGAATCGAGGCAAGGTACGTGGAGCTCGACTCCGTCTACTGGGGACCGAACTGGACCGAGCCAAGCGACGAAGAATTGTTTCAAAATTTGAATACAGAGCTCTTGGGCGAGAGCTGGGTACTCGACGGCAACTACTCCCGTACCGTTCCAGTCAAATGGAAGCGCGTGCAATCCGTGATCTGGCTGGATACGCCTTTCCTCACGACCCTTGCTCAAGCCTTCAGAAGAGCGATCGAACGAGCGTGGACAAAAGAGGAAATTTGGCCGGGAACCGGGAATCGCGAGAGCTTCCGCAAAAGCTTTTTCAGCCGCGACTCCGTCTTGCTCTGGACCCTGACTAGCTACCGCCCCCTACGAAAACGTTATCTGGGCATCATGAAGGATCCTAGCTACGCCCACATCGAATTCGTGCAGTTGCGAGGCCATGCAAAAGCAAACGCCTACCTGGAACGCATTCGTAGCAGCGCTGAGCTTTAG
- a CDS encoding DUF2293 domain-containing protein: MPEQNREVRPHPHPRKVISHDGHILTLPDTWELLEPGDAALTRRVKAAGPTWTVKEKRGRRVISLGIWAAKESIETNRLKLLIERQDPSYKKRLQAGRERRAKQEANYAIDFRQEILAYLNFHSRYQALAEEMATRIAEHATPVGSGTVARTKRIPIEKRAEAATIAWMRHQTTAYDHMHIARVKGERREVRRRLAAQSKALLESYRRGRDSNAQSCPLQNALSNSRPHSADTPASPTQAEFSL; encoded by the coding sequence GTGCCTGAACAAAACCGAGAAGTCCGCCCCCATCCCCACCCACGCAAGGTCATTTCCCACGATGGACACATCCTTACGCTCCCTGATACTTGGGAGCTGCTGGAACCGGGCGATGCCGCCCTCACCCGCCGCGTCAAAGCAGCCGGCCCCACTTGGACCGTAAAGGAAAAGCGAGGGCGCCGCGTCATCTCGCTGGGCATCTGGGCCGCCAAGGAGAGCATCGAGACCAATCGACTGAAACTCCTCATCGAGAGACAAGACCCATCCTACAAAAAGCGACTGCAGGCAGGCCGGGAACGACGGGCCAAGCAAGAGGCAAACTACGCGATCGACTTCCGCCAAGAGATCCTCGCTTACCTCAACTTCCACTCCCGCTACCAGGCCCTCGCCGAGGAGATGGCAACGCGTATCGCCGAACACGCAACTCCCGTGGGCAGCGGTACCGTCGCTCGCACCAAGCGCATCCCCATCGAAAAGCGGGCCGAAGCAGCCACCATCGCATGGATGCGCCACCAGACCACCGCTTACGACCACATGCATATCGCTCGCGTCAAAGGCGAACGGCGCGAGGTGCGGCGCCGCCTTGCCGCCCAATCGAAAGCCCTGCTGGAAAGCTATCGTCGCGGACGCGATAGTAACGCCCAAAGCTGCCCCTTGCAAAACGCTCTTTCCAACAGCCGTCCCCATTCCGCGGATACCCCCGCATCCCCCACCCAAGCAGAATTTTCGCTCTAG
- a CDS encoding sodium:solute symporter, protein MSTLSTLDWAIVALYFIVIAVIVWRASRKQETSADYFLAGRNIGWFAVGASLFASNIGSEHIVGLAGNGATSGMAMAHWELHAWLMVMLGWVFVPFYYRSGVFTMPEFLEKRFNATARWILSIVSLVAYVFTKVSVTVYAGGMVFGVILPDTFGSPENAFWVGALTTVALTGLYTVIGGFRAVVYTDAMQALTLLIGSAFITWIGLSKLGGWSELQAVAATNAESFSLWRPNTDADFPWLGVLIASPIIGIWYWCTDQYIVQRTLAAKNLQQARRGAIFGGFLKVWPVFIFLLPGLIGYALFQKGLIDLPMKEGADGSQVVDGDGVFATMVTSLLPPGLRGLVVGGLLAALMSSLSSLFNSCASLFTIDIYEKIRPNSSERKLVNVGRIATGIVVVLGVLWIPIMPMISGGGLYVYLQSVQGYLAPPITAVFLLGLFFTRINGRGAVAGLSIGFLLGMLKLTIQGLVGAGMLQGSAFLVAIGEYNFLFATGWLFAISAIVVVVFSLTSPAPSAASLENLTYHTLSKDSKKETKDGKGAIDYIGSAVVLGLVAVIYLYFSFWLN, encoded by the coding sequence ATGAGTACCCTGAGCACCCTCGACTGGGCGATTGTCGCCCTGTATTTCATCGTGATCGCCGTCATTGTTTGGCGTGCCTCGCGCAAGCAGGAAACTTCTGCCGACTATTTCTTGGCGGGCCGCAACATCGGCTGGTTCGCGGTGGGCGCCTCCTTGTTCGCCTCGAACATCGGATCCGAGCACATCGTGGGCTTGGCTGGCAACGGAGCTACCAGCGGCATGGCGATGGCCCACTGGGAATTGCACGCTTGGCTAATGGTGATGCTGGGCTGGGTGTTCGTCCCCTTCTACTACCGTTCCGGGGTCTTTACGATGCCGGAGTTTTTGGAAAAGCGCTTCAACGCGACGGCGCGTTGGATCCTCTCCATCGTTTCGCTGGTAGCTTACGTTTTCACGAAGGTTTCGGTCACGGTCTATGCGGGCGGCATGGTATTCGGGGTGATTTTGCCGGACACATTTGGCAGCCCGGAAAACGCCTTTTGGGTGGGGGCTCTTACCACTGTGGCGCTGACGGGCCTGTACACCGTGATCGGCGGTTTCCGAGCGGTCGTCTACACGGACGCCATGCAGGCTCTGACCTTGCTGATCGGTTCGGCGTTTATCACTTGGATCGGCTTGTCGAAGCTAGGTGGCTGGTCTGAACTGCAGGCAGTGGCGGCGACTAACGCGGAAAGCTTTTCGCTGTGGCGCCCGAACACGGATGCTGACTTTCCTTGGCTGGGCGTTTTGATCGCCTCGCCAATCATCGGCATTTGGTACTGGTGCACGGACCAATACATCGTGCAGCGCACCCTGGCGGCCAAGAACTTGCAACAGGCGCGTCGCGGAGCCATCTTCGGCGGTTTCCTCAAGGTTTGGCCGGTATTCATTTTTCTCCTACCTGGATTGATTGGCTACGCTCTCTTCCAGAAAGGGCTTATCGACTTGCCGATGAAGGAAGGGGCTGACGGTTCGCAAGTGGTCGACGGCGACGGCGTTTTCGCGACCATGGTAACGAGTTTGTTGCCTCCTGGTTTGCGAGGCTTGGTGGTAGGCGGCTTGTTGGCGGCTTTGATGAGTTCGCTCTCCTCGCTCTTCAATTCCTGCGCCTCGCTCTTCACCATCGACATCTACGAGAAGATTCGTCCCAACAGCTCGGAACGGAAGCTGGTCAACGTTGGCCGTATCGCCACCGGCATCGTTGTGGTGCTTGGCGTGCTTTGGATTCCCATCATGCCGATGATCTCTGGCGGCGGTCTGTACGTCTACCTGCAAAGCGTGCAAGGTTACCTGGCTCCTCCGATCACCGCCGTCTTCTTGCTCGGGCTTTTCTTCACCCGGATCAACGGCCGCGGAGCGGTTGCTGGTTTGAGCATCGGTTTCTTGCTGGGGATGTTGAAGCTCACCATCCAGGGCCTCGTAGGGGCGGGAATGCTGCAGGGTTCAGCTTTTTTGGTCGCGATTGGCGAATACAATTTCCTTTTCGCCACCGGCTGGCTGTTCGCTATCAGCGCCATTGTGGTCGTGGTGTTCTCCTTGACCAGCCCGGCTCCGAGCGCGGCGAGCTTGGAGAACTTGACTTACCACACCCTGAGCAAGGACAGCAAAAAGGAGACCAAGGACGGCAAGGGCGCGATCGACTACATCGGTTCCGCGGTGGTGCTTGGCTTGGTGGCGGTGATTTACCTCTACTTCAGCTTCTGGCTGAACTGA
- the rsgA gene encoding ribosome small subunit-dependent GTPase A yields MNIGLEGLGWNEWFQKEFDAVDDGTLTPARVIRENRGEYVVSTGDATAIARLPGVERLGKMDSAAYPTVGDWLALEKVENGEDFLVRSFLARYSLFERKVVGDATRHQSIVANFDSLFLVTGLDLDFNTARIQRYLSLAWNSRRELVIVLNKADLRDDLPEILEAVREVAGEVPVHAVSAHDRSTLDCLFEYLGKGKTVALLGSSGVGKSSLVNAFLGEDKLLTQQNRAADGRGRHTTTWRELQAIPTGGVLIDLPGMRELQLTGEGDGVDKTFEDVEALMLECKFRNCRHEGEPGCAIDAAIKDGRLAASRYEQFLKLSQEHAIAKARREARDKAIAARRRQVNVKEGVAKKGKTRRQKNANRSRDLIDGAND; encoded by the coding sequence ATGAACATCGGCTTGGAAGGTTTAGGTTGGAACGAGTGGTTCCAGAAGGAGTTTGACGCTGTCGACGACGGCACGCTGACGCCTGCGCGGGTGATTCGCGAGAACCGCGGCGAGTATGTGGTCAGCACGGGCGACGCGACGGCGATCGCTCGTCTGCCGGGCGTGGAGCGTCTGGGCAAGATGGACTCGGCGGCGTATCCAACCGTTGGGGACTGGTTGGCTTTGGAGAAAGTCGAGAACGGGGAGGACTTTTTGGTGCGCAGCTTCCTCGCCCGCTACAGCTTGTTCGAGCGGAAGGTGGTAGGCGATGCCACGCGGCACCAGTCCATCGTCGCCAATTTCGATTCGCTCTTCCTGGTGACGGGCTTGGATTTGGACTTCAACACGGCCCGTATTCAGCGTTACCTGAGCTTGGCTTGGAACAGTCGCAGGGAGCTCGTGATCGTGCTGAACAAGGCGGACCTCAGGGATGATTTGCCGGAGATTCTAGAAGCGGTGCGTGAGGTGGCGGGCGAGGTTCCGGTGCACGCGGTCAGCGCTCATGACCGCTCGACCTTGGACTGCCTATTTGAGTATCTGGGCAAGGGGAAGACCGTGGCCCTGCTCGGTTCCTCGGGCGTGGGAAAGTCTTCCTTGGTCAACGCCTTCTTGGGTGAGGACAAGTTGCTGACCCAGCAAAATCGGGCGGCTGACGGACGGGGGCGGCACACGACGACGTGGCGCGAGTTGCAGGCGATTCCCACCGGCGGGGTGCTCATCGACTTGCCTGGCATGCGGGAGTTGCAGTTGACGGGAGAGGGCGACGGAGTCGACAAGACCTTCGAAGACGTGGAAGCGCTCATGCTGGAGTGCAAGTTTCGCAACTGTCGCCACGAAGGGGAGCCCGGTTGCGCGATCGATGCGGCGATCAAGGACGGCCGCTTGGCCGCCAGCCGCTATGAGCAGTTCCTCAAGCTCAGCCAGGAGCACGCGATAGCCAAGGCCCGTCGGGAGGCGAGGGACAAGGCGATCGCTGCCCGACGTCGCCAAGTGAACGTCAAGGAAGGCGTTGCCAAAAAGGGCAAGACGCGTCGCCAAAAGAACGCGAACCGTTCCCGGGACTTGATTGACGGAGCCAACGACTGA
- a CDS encoding sigma-54-dependent transcriptional regulator has translation MSELLQGREILIVEDEHMVRKHLVKFFENAGASCTGVATFEEGKNALANLDFDYAWVDVHLPDGLGLDLLEVAKANGDIPVVIMTAAGGVEMAVDAMRLGAADYLTKPFDPREAPLVLARVEAGRRSSRLQSHARKSNNVSSDDAGLFFGSALEGFRSQLDKVLAVEGRLKSQLPPILIEGETGTGKTTVARWLHANGARANKELVVVNCAALPEQLAEAELFGHEKGAFTDAKQARIGLFEAADGGTLFLDEIASLSESLQAKVLTAIEESRIRKVGSTKDISVNVRLITASNRPLEQMVKEGSFREDLYHRLNLLKFEIPPLRERGGDAVRLAQHLLAQLCLKYRMKNAAFSPRCIKWIERYEWPGNVRELQHEIERAMILGDAEALEFVGIGERLGDQPSQAQGEGPVWLKPGWSIPQEGFSVETAVIEFIELALAQTGGNRTQAAKLLGVNRDYIRYRLTRKDKGAE, from the coding sequence ATGAGCGAATTGCTGCAGGGGCGCGAAATCTTGATCGTCGAGGATGAGCACATGGTGCGGAAGCACCTCGTAAAGTTCTTTGAGAACGCGGGGGCGAGCTGTACCGGAGTGGCGACTTTCGAGGAGGGAAAGAACGCGCTTGCGAATCTCGATTTCGACTACGCCTGGGTGGATGTGCACCTGCCGGATGGCTTGGGCTTGGATTTGCTGGAAGTGGCAAAGGCCAACGGCGACATACCGGTAGTCATCATGACGGCGGCGGGCGGCGTGGAGATGGCGGTCGATGCGATGCGCTTGGGGGCGGCGGATTACCTGACGAAGCCCTTCGATCCGCGGGAGGCGCCGCTGGTACTGGCTCGCGTGGAAGCGGGACGCCGCAGTTCGCGTTTGCAAAGCCATGCTCGCAAGAGCAACAACGTGTCCTCGGACGACGCGGGCCTGTTTTTCGGCTCGGCCTTGGAGGGATTTCGCTCTCAGCTGGACAAGGTCTTGGCGGTGGAAGGGCGTTTGAAGTCGCAGCTGCCGCCGATCCTGATCGAGGGAGAAACCGGAACGGGCAAGACGACAGTGGCCCGCTGGCTGCACGCCAACGGAGCCCGAGCGAACAAGGAGCTGGTCGTGGTCAATTGCGCGGCCCTGCCGGAGCAGTTGGCGGAGGCGGAGCTCTTCGGACACGAGAAGGGCGCCTTTACCGACGCCAAGCAGGCCCGCATCGGCTTGTTCGAGGCTGCAGACGGGGGGACCCTTTTTCTCGATGAGATCGCCAGCCTTTCGGAGTCGCTGCAGGCGAAGGTGCTCACCGCCATCGAGGAATCTCGGATTCGCAAGGTGGGCAGCACCAAGGACATATCGGTGAACGTGCGCTTGATCACCGCCTCCAACCGTCCGCTCGAGCAGATGGTGAAAGAGGGATCTTTTCGCGAGGATCTCTATCATCGCCTGAACCTTTTGAAGTTCGAAATTCCGCCCTTGCGCGAGCGTGGGGGCGATGCGGTTAGGCTTGCCCAACACTTGCTTGCCCAGTTGTGCCTCAAGTATCGCATGAAGAACGCGGCATTCTCGCCGCGCTGCATCAAGTGGATCGAGCGGTACGAATGGCCGGGCAACGTGCGGGAGCTGCAGCACGAGATAGAGCGCGCCATGATCCTCGGCGATGCGGAAGCCTTGGAATTCGTGGGCATCGGAGAACGGCTAGGGGACCAGCCAAGCCAAGCGCAGGGTGAAGGGCCGGTCTGGCTCAAGCCCGGTTGGAGCATCCCGCAGGAAGGCTTTTCGGTGGAAACGGCAGTTATCGAGTTTATCGAGCTCGCCCTCGCCCAGACTGGTGGAAATCGCACCCAGGCGGCCAAGCTCCTCGGAGTGAACCGCGACTACATTCGCTACCGTTTGACCCGCAAGGACAAGGGCGCGGAATAG